In Paractinoplanes brasiliensis, the following proteins share a genomic window:
- a CDS encoding MarR family winged helix-turn-helix transcriptional regulator: protein MSATSPHPTLPPGLTALSPGEEAVMRAFGRILLVLPRAMNADLEAEQRMSLSEYSVLRHLSESPHRRMRMSELAQACDMSLSGMTRLAAKLESSGFMKRVKCDEDARGWNAVLTDKGLDRLREAWPTHLRSVRRHIFDHLGDLDLEALAKTLGKIAGDA, encoded by the coding sequence ATGTCCGCCACATCACCCCATCCGACCCTGCCGCCGGGCCTCACCGCGCTCTCGCCCGGCGAAGAGGCGGTCATGCGGGCGTTCGGCCGGATCCTGCTGGTGCTGCCCCGCGCCATGAACGCGGACCTGGAGGCCGAGCAGCGCATGTCGCTCAGCGAATACAGCGTGCTGCGCCACCTGTCCGAGTCGCCGCACCGGCGCATGCGGATGAGCGAGCTCGCGCAGGCCTGCGACATGTCCCTCAGCGGCATGACCCGGCTGGCCGCCAAGCTCGAATCGTCCGGTTTCATGAAACGCGTCAAGTGCGACGAGGACGCCCGCGGCTGGAACGCCGTGCTGACCGACAAGGGCCTGGACCGCTTGCGTGAGGCATGGCCCACCCACCTGCGCAGTGTGCGCCGGCACATCTTCGATCACCTGGGCGACCTGGACCTCGAGGCGCTGGCC